Genomic DNA from Sphingomonas lacunae:
ATGGCAGCATCACCGCCCGCGACCTCACCATCCAGTCGACCGCCCGGATCAACGGCGACGTGACCTACGAAAATCTCGTCATCGAGCCCGGCGGCCAGGTCGACGGCCGCTTCACCCACCGCCGTGGCGCGGGTGCCGCCGCTGCTGCCGGGCCGGCGATGCTCGAATTGGGCTCAACTGACCAAGGGTAATCCCGGTCAATTCACCGGCGCCCGCCGCCGGTAGCTCAATGCTTCGGCGATGTGGATGCGACCGACCGTCTCGCTGCCCGCCAGATCGGCAATAGTCCGGGCTACCCTGAGCACCCGCGTATAGCCGCGCGCGGACAGGCGCATGGCGGCGGCGGCTTGCGCGAGCAGCGCCTTGCCGGGTTCATCCGGCGTGGCATGATCCTCCAGCTCCGGGCCGTCGGCCTCGGCATTGGTCCGCGCCTTGCCCCCGGCATAGCGCGCCGTCTGCCGCGCGCGCGCCGCGGCGACGCGGGCGGCGACGGCATCACTGCCCTCTGACGGCGCCGGATTGACCAGATCAGCGGCGCTCACCGCTTCGACCTCGACACTCAGGTCAATGCGGTCGAGCAGCGGGCCGGATACCCGCGCCTGATAATCGGCAGCACAACGCGGCGCACGTGAACAGGCGAGCGCGGCATCACCCAAATGGCCGCAGCGGCACGGGTTCATCGCCGCCACCAGCTGCACCCGCGCCGGAAAGGTGACATGGGCATTGGCCCGCGCCACGCTGACGACACCGGTTTCGAGCGGCTGGCGCAGGCTGTCGAGCACCGGGCGCTGGAATTCGGGCAATTCGTCGAGGAACAGGACACCGAGGTGCGCGAGGCTGACCTCCCCCGGCCGCACGCGCAATCCACCGCCGACCAGCGCCGGCATCGAGGCGCTGTGGTGCGGGCTTCGGAACGGGCGGGAGCGGACCAGCTTGCCGCCTTCAAGCGTTCCGGCGACCGAAGCGACCATCGAAACCTCCAGCGCCTCGGCGGGAGTCAGGTCCGGCAATATTCCGGGCAGGCAAGCGGCGAGCAATGATTTTCCCGCTCCCGGCGGCCCGACCATCAGCAGGTTGTGACCGCCCGCCGCCGCAATTTCGATTGCTCGCCGCGCCGTTTCCTGTCCCTTCACCTGCGCCATATCGACGGCGCGGACCGGCGCATCAGCCTGTGCCAGCACGGGCGGCGGGATGTGGCCGGTCTTGTTCATGTGGTTGAGCAGGGCGAGCAGGTCAGGCGCGGCAATCACCTCCACCTCCCCTGCCCAGGCTGCTTCGGGTCCCTGTGCAGCCGGGCAGATGAGGCCAAGCCCCGCCTCGCTCGCATGCAGCGCCGCGAGCAGCACGCCCGGAGATCCGGCAATCCGTCCGTCGAGCCCCAGTTCGCCAACGACGACATAGCTCGACAGCGTCTCCGCATCGACCACACCCATGGCGCCGAGCAAAGCCAGCGCGATCGGCAGGTCATAATGCGACCCTTCCTTGGGCAGATCAGCAGGGGAGAGGTTGACGGTAATCCGCTTGGGCGGGAGCGACAGACCGATGGCGGATATGGCCGCCCTCACCCGCTCACGGCTTTCAGCCACCGCCTTGTCCGGCAGGCCGACGATGACAAAGCCTGGCACGCCGGGCGCAATCTGGCACTGCACTTCCACACCCACGGCCTCAAGGCCGAGATAGGCAACCGTCGCGGCAATGGCGACCATTCGGGGATCCCCCATCCATGCTCCGGCGCAGCGCCCCGAAATATCGCTGTGCCGCCTTTGTTCCTTTCGCCTTGGTGACATGCCGCAAGGGGTGAGTCGAGAGCGAAATTGTTGCCATGGCCTGAACGGCAACTGCTCAACCAGCGAGGCAAGCGCCTTCGCGGAGCCATCACCATTGGCTGGGTATCGCCACATCTCGTCCCGATCCGTGACAGAAGGCAGGGTAAACAGCGGCCTAACCGCGCCCGGTGGTGCCATGGTAAGGGGCATTGGGTCACCCGTTTGGCGGTGAACAGCATCTTTCCTCTCCTTCGTCGCCTCCTTTTGGCTTGCTCGATCCCGACAGCCATGGCCGCGGCCCCCATCGCGGCACAGGCGGCGGAGGGGACTGTCCGGCTCACCACCGCGACCGCGATGATCATCGACACCGGCGGCATTGCGAGCGATGACCAGAGCCTGAGCTGGAGCGAAACGGTCGAAGAGACCGTGCTGTTGCCGGACGACGAAAGCCCGGCCATGCTCTATGACGCGGGAGAGGGCACCAGCCGGTTTGCCGTCACTGCCGTTACATCCGTTCGTGAAGATCCGCTCGACTTTGGCCCCAGCCGCACGCCCATTGCCCGGCTTGGTCCCTTTTATCTGGTCACGCCTGACACGATAGAGATGATTGGCACTGTCGACAGCGACAGTCCCTATCAGTTGGCCCGATTGATGGCGACACACCCCGGCGTGCGCCGGCTGGTGATGGTCGAATGTCCGGGTTCCATCGACGAAGCAGCCAACCATATGCTGGCCCGCCAGGTGCGGCAGGCAGGGCTGGAAACCCATGTGCCACGCGGTGGTTCTATCCGTTCGGGCGCGGTCGACCTGTTCCTCGCCGGGATTCGCCGGACCGCAGACCAGAGCGCCGAATTCGGCGTGCACAGCTGGCGGGACGACGACGGGATGCAAGCGCATGATTTTGCCGCCAATGATCCGGTCAATCTCGAATACATCAACTATTACCGGGAAATGGGGCTGTCTGACCGGACAGCGCGCCAGTTTTACGCCCTTACCAACAGCGTGCCGTTCGAATCGGTCCGCACCCTGACCGCCGCTGACATGGCTCGCTTGGGTCTTGCCGAAGTATCTGGCTGACTCCTTCGCCAGCGCCGCAAGATACGTTGACTTTCCCGCCCGAATCCCCTAGCGCCGCCTTCATTAGAGGCCGCCTCTCGCTTGGCGGCCCTTTTCATTACAGTTTCGCGAAGAAAGTTCGACCATGAAGCGCACCTTCCAGCCCAGCAACCTCGTCCGCGCCCGCCGTCACGGTTTCCGCGCCCGCACGGCGACTGTGGGTGGCCGCGCCGTCTTGCGCGCCCGTCGTGCCCGCGGTCGTTCCAAGCTGTCGGCCTGAGCCTGACACGCTGGCTTCGGGGGACACCCCTGCCGTGCCGATCCGCCGCCTGACGCGGCGATCAGAATTTCTCGCCGCCAATGCCGGCGTTCGCGTGCCCATGCCCGCGTTCGTGTTGCTGGTGCATCCGCGCGGCGATGACCAACCCGATGCCGGATATGGCGTTACCGCGACCAAACGCCTCGGCGGCGCGGTAATCCGTAATCGTGTCAAACGCCGATTTCGCGCCATTATCCGGGATGTATTTCCCACCCATGCGCTGACCGGAGCCGATCATGTGCTGATCGGCCGGCCCGATGCTTTGACGCGGGATCATGAGCGCCTGACCACCGACATCACAAAGGCACTGGCCAAAGCGGAACGGCGATTGGCGGAACGCCAGCGCCACTCAGGGGATGGGGCCGCGGCATGATCGGCAAGCTGATGATTGCGGTTGCGCGCCTGTGGCAGATCGGACCATCGCGCATTTTGCCCCCATCGTGCCGCTTCGCTCCATCGTGCAGCCAATATGCGATAGAGGCAATCAGCAAGCATGGCGCGATCAAGGGTGGATGGTTGGCCCTGAAACGTATACTGCGCTGCCATCCTTGGGGTGGGCATGGTTACGATCCCGTCCCGTAACACTATATAGACCGGCAACCAGCTGCCTCGCGCCGCTGCAACGCTATGAAAGACGCCTGAACCGTGGAAGACAAACGCAATATCGTCGTCGCAATGGTGCTGATCGCCCTGATCCTGTTCGGCTGGCCCTATCTGACAGAACGCTTCTTCCCTCAGCCAAATGCGCCCGTCACAGCGTCAACCACTGTCGCTGGCGCACCGGCGACATCAGCAGCAGCACCGGCCGTCGTGCCAACCGCAGCGGCCGTTGCCCGTCCGGTCAGCGTGGCGCAGGCAGTGGCCACCGGCGGCCGCATCCCCATCGAAACGCCGACGCTCAAGGGTTCGATCAATCTCACCGGCGCACGCATTGATGATCTGGAACTGGTCCGCTATCGCGAGACACTGGCCAAGGACAGCCCACCGGTGCGCCTGTTCGCACCCGGCGGCACGGCCAAGGCCTATTTCGCGACCCTCGGCTGGGCCGGAGCCGGGCTTGTAGCGCCGACCGCAGGTGCCGTTTGGACCGCACCTGCCGGTGCCAAACTCACCCCAACATCACCGGTGACACTTACCTGGGACAATGGCCAGGGACAGCAGTTTGCTATCACCCTGTCGGTCGATGACAAATATATGTTCACCGCCAAACAGGTGATGACCAACCGTGGTTCAGCTCCGGTCGCAGCCAGCGCCTTCAGCTCGCTGACCCGCATTGGCACCTCACCTGATCCCGACAGCTGGACAATCCACAATGGCGCGATGGGCGTGTTCAATGAAACAGCCGAATATATCGACAAGGACGATATTGACGAAGCGCCCCAGGGCACGCTGGCGAAGCGCTCGACCGGTGGCTGGCTGGGCTTCACCGATCATTTCTGGCTCGGCGCTGTCATGCCCGCGCAGAATGCTGTTGTGGACACCAGCATCCGCCATGGAGCGAACAATCTTTACCAGGCCGATTTCGCTACCACCGAAAAAATCGTCGCCCCGAACAGCAGCAGCACGACCGAAAGTCGCATTTTTGCAGGTGCCAAGGAAACGCGGGTGCTCGACGGCTATGCTGACGAACAGGGCATAACCCTGCTCGACCGCGCCACTGACTGGGGCTGGTTCATCTGGTTTGCCAAGCCGATCTTTTACCTGCTCGACTGGCTGTTCGCCCATATTGGCAATTTCGGTGTGGCCATCATGGCCCTGACGCTGATCATCCGCCTTGTCATGTATCCGATTGCGCAAAAGCAGTTCCAGAGCATGGCGGCGATGCGCGTCCTCCAGCCCAAGGTGAAGGCGCTGCAGGAGAAATACGCCGACGACAAGCCGCGTATGCAGCAGGAGATGATGGCGCTCTACAAGACCGAAAAGATCAATCCGCTGGCCGGTTGTCTGCCGATCCTCATCCAGATTCCGATCTTTTACGCCCTCTACAAGTCGCTGATGCTGACGGTCGAAATGCGCCACCAGCCGTTCGCCCTCTGGATCAAGGATCTGTCAGCACCTGATCCGCTGCACATCCTCAACCTGTTCGGCCTGCTGCCCTTTACCCCGCCTGCCTTCCTGGGCATCGGTGTACTGGCCATTCT
This window encodes:
- the yidD gene encoding membrane protein insertion efficiency factor YidD, which translates into the protein MIGKLMIAVARLWQIGPSRILPPSCRFAPSCSQYAIEAISKHGAIKGGWLALKRILRCHPWGGHGYDPVP
- the rnpA gene encoding ribonuclease P protein component, translated to MPAFVLLVHPRGDDQPDAGYGVTATKRLGGAVIRNRVKRRFRAIIRDVFPTHALTGADHVLIGRPDALTRDHERLTTDITKALAKAERRLAERQRHSGDGAAA
- the rpmH gene encoding 50S ribosomal protein L34 codes for the protein MKRTFQPSNLVRARRHGFRARTATVGGRAVLRARRARGRSKLSA
- a CDS encoding alpha/beta hydrolase; its protein translation is MAAAPIAAQAAEGTVRLTTATAMIIDTGGIASDDQSLSWSETVEETVLLPDDESPAMLYDAGEGTSRFAVTAVTSVREDPLDFGPSRTPIARLGPFYLVTPDTIEMIGTVDSDSPYQLARLMATHPGVRRLVMVECPGSIDEAANHMLARQVRQAGLETHVPRGGSIRSGAVDLFLAGIRRTADQSAEFGVHSWRDDDGMQAHDFAANDPVNLEYINYYREMGLSDRTARQFYALTNSVPFESVRTLTAADMARLGLAEVSG
- a CDS encoding YifB family Mg chelatase-like AAA ATPase — its product is MVAIAATVAYLGLEAVGVEVQCQIAPGVPGFVIVGLPDKAVAESRERVRAAISAIGLSLPPKRITVNLSPADLPKEGSHYDLPIALALLGAMGVVDAETLSSYVVVGELGLDGRIAGSPGVLLAALHASEAGLGLICPAAQGPEAAWAGEVEVIAAPDLLALLNHMNKTGHIPPPVLAQADAPVRAVDMAQVKGQETARRAIEIAAAGGHNLLMVGPPGAGKSLLAACLPGILPDLTPAEALEVSMVASVAGTLEGGKLVRSRPFRSPHHSASMPALVGGGLRVRPGEVSLAHLGVLFLDELPEFQRPVLDSLRQPLETGVVSVARANAHVTFPARVQLVAAMNPCRCGHLGDAALACSRAPRCAADYQARVSGPLLDRIDLSVEVEAVSAADLVNPAPSEGSDAVAARVAAARARQTARYAGGKARTNAEADGPELEDHATPDEPGKALLAQAAAAMRLSARGYTRVLRVARTIADLAGSETVGRIHIAEALSYRRRAPVN
- the yidC gene encoding membrane protein insertase YidC; the protein is MEDKRNIVVAMVLIALILFGWPYLTERFFPQPNAPVTASTTVAGAPATSAAAPAVVPTAAAVARPVSVAQAVATGGRIPIETPTLKGSINLTGARIDDLELVRYRETLAKDSPPVRLFAPGGTAKAYFATLGWAGAGLVAPTAGAVWTAPAGAKLTPTSPVTLTWDNGQGQQFAITLSVDDKYMFTAKQVMTNRGSAPVAASAFSSLTRIGTSPDPDSWTIHNGAMGVFNETAEYIDKDDIDEAPQGTLAKRSTGGWLGFTDHFWLGAVMPAQNAVVDTSIRHGANNLYQADFATTEKIVAPNSSSTTESRIFAGAKETRVLDGYADEQGITLLDRATDWGWFIWFAKPIFYLLDWLFAHIGNFGVAIMALTLIIRLVMYPIAQKQFQSMAAMRVLQPKVKALQEKYADDKPRMQQEMMALYKTEKINPLAGCLPILIQIPIFYALYKSLMLTVEMRHQPFALWIKDLSAPDPLHILNLFGLLPFTPPAFLGIGVLAILLGITMYLQFKLNPPPADPIQAQVFSIMPWMMMFIMAPFAAGLLLYWITNNILSIGQQRLLYARYPQMKEAMAAK